From the Marinomonas sp. THO17 genome, one window contains:
- a CDS encoding DUF294 nucleotidyltransferase-like domain-containing protein translates to MAAIDIPEVHKFIDVTPPFANLSTAERKQILVGVAMVYVRQGQTMLLEGDSATVHLIRRGACEIRTPKGGLVDQIADGECFGVSSVMAQNPDGLQVVAMEDSLVYRFDKACFKEMLTQNEAFGLFFEHTQHHRRRKLSRSQDKELASPALQLSTSVEHIMTRQLITAQASETVQTIAMRMTEARVSSILVVEQEKLIGIVTDRDLRSRILALGGSAQSLVAEVMTTTPITLTPSALVMQAQTLMSESNIHHLPIVEADNKVIGMLTAADLLRHQELSPLLFINQIHRQNSVESLARICQQWPTLIINLIVTDMKPADIGKVLATVSDNLTKRLIELALLELGEAPMAFQFLVFGSQARRDQSLGSDQDNGLMLAREPNAEEAEYFAHLADFVCQGLAQCGIRLCPGNIMASNAQWRKTRQGWQQVFEKWIKSAAPSALLNASIFFDLRCVYGDDQPLQILIENMQKEVAKNSMFLATLTRTAIANKPPLGFFRSFLLESSGEHKHQLDLKHQGLALINDLARLYGLSCKEYREGTVERLEQAIRERLISVDTARNLMDAWDHLNGLRLEAQSLHWQATGTASAYLDPKKLSSLERKHLKTTFSIINDVQEVAQQRFMRGYS, encoded by the coding sequence ATGGCTGCTATTGATATCCCTGAAGTGCATAAATTCATTGATGTAACACCGCCTTTCGCCAATTTATCTACTGCTGAACGAAAGCAAATATTGGTGGGTGTGGCTATGGTGTATGTTCGTCAAGGGCAAACTATGTTACTTGAGGGGGACAGTGCAACCGTGCATTTGATTCGCCGCGGCGCCTGTGAGATTCGTACTCCAAAAGGCGGCTTAGTTGATCAAATCGCTGACGGGGAATGTTTTGGTGTGTCCAGCGTCATGGCACAAAATCCAGATGGTTTACAGGTTGTGGCGATGGAAGACAGCCTAGTATATCGTTTCGATAAAGCCTGTTTTAAGGAGATGCTTACTCAAAATGAAGCCTTTGGGCTTTTCTTTGAGCACACTCAGCATCATAGAAGACGTAAATTATCTCGTAGTCAGGACAAAGAGTTAGCATCACCGGCGTTGCAATTATCTACTTCGGTTGAACATATCATGACGCGCCAACTGATCACCGCCCAAGCTAGTGAGACAGTGCAAACCATTGCGATGCGCATGACTGAAGCACGAGTCAGTTCCATTCTTGTGGTCGAGCAAGAAAAACTCATTGGTATCGTTACCGATCGTGATTTGCGTTCGCGTATTTTGGCCTTAGGTGGTTCTGCTCAAAGTCTTGTTGCGGAGGTGATGACGACCACTCCGATCACTTTGACTCCGTCAGCATTAGTGATGCAAGCACAGACCTTGATGAGTGAAAGCAATATTCATCATTTGCCCATTGTGGAAGCGGATAACAAGGTAATTGGCATGTTAACTGCGGCCGATTTGCTGCGTCATCAAGAGTTAAGTCCACTGTTATTCATCAATCAAATTCATCGTCAAAACTCCGTTGAAAGTCTGGCCAGAATTTGTCAGCAATGGCCAACATTGATCATTAACCTGATTGTGACAGACATGAAACCAGCGGATATTGGCAAGGTGTTAGCGACAGTCAGTGATAATTTGACCAAACGCTTGATTGAATTAGCTTTGCTTGAGCTAGGAGAAGCGCCTATGGCGTTTCAGTTCTTAGTATTTGGTTCACAAGCGCGACGAGATCAGTCTCTTGGCAGTGATCAGGATAATGGCCTGATGTTGGCGAGAGAGCCCAATGCTGAGGAAGCGGAATACTTTGCACATCTGGCTGATTTTGTCTGTCAAGGCTTAGCGCAATGTGGTATTCGCTTATGTCCTGGCAATATTATGGCGAGTAATGCGCAGTGGCGTAAAACACGGCAAGGTTGGCAACAAGTATTTGAAAAGTGGATTAAAAGTGCGGCCCCTAGTGCGTTACTGAATGCCAGCATATTTTTTGATTTGCGTTGTGTGTATGGCGATGATCAGCCGCTGCAAATCTTGATTGAAAATATGCAAAAAGAAGTGGCGAAAAACAGCATGTTTTTGGCAACGTTGACACGCACTGCTATTGCTAACAAACCACCTTTGGGTTTTTTCCGCTCTTTTTTGTTGGAATCGTCCGGTGAACATAAACATCAACTGGATTTGAAACATCAGGGATTGGCATTGATTAATGATTTGGCACGTCTATATGGTTTGTCTTGCAAAGAGTACCGAGAAGGCACGGTAGAACGCTTGGAGCAAGCCATTCGTGAACGCCTGATCAGCGTAGATACTGCTCGAAATCTGATGGACGCTTGGGATCATTTGAATGGTCTGCGTTTAGAAGCACAAAGCCTTCATTGGCAAGCGACAGGAACGGCCAGTGCGTATCTTGATCCGAAAAAGCTCAGTTCATTGGAAAGAAAGCATTTAAAAACCACCTTTAGCATCATTAATGATGTTCAAGAAGTGGCTCAGCAAAGGTTTATGCGAGGCTACAGTTAA
- a CDS encoding 3'-5' exonuclease, with amino-acid sequence MWCRILEVFKHWRQQRYSIRRTWSDWEYLVLDIETSGLDPKQDHIVSIGWVCIKQGAIDLDSARHLILEEAQAGENVGIHMITDSDIQQYGKKQESALRYLRHFLRGRVLVMHHAPLEIGFLKAAWKQHVLPNFGLIWLDTLMLEKAKAERAQQPIQEGGFRLNQCRERYHLPDYQGHDALTDALATAELLLAQIAYQGKGCRLYDLSVMAGGKSRLAPR; translated from the coding sequence ATGTGGTGCCGCATACTAGAAGTGTTCAAACATTGGCGACAACAACGATACTCCATTCGCCGAACTTGGTCTGATTGGGAGTATTTGGTATTGGATATCGAGACTTCTGGCCTAGATCCTAAGCAAGATCATATTGTGAGTATCGGATGGGTGTGCATAAAACAAGGTGCAATAGATCTAGACAGTGCGCGCCATCTTATTCTGGAAGAAGCACAAGCTGGAGAAAATGTAGGCATTCACATGATCACGGATTCAGACATTCAGCAATACGGTAAAAAACAAGAAAGTGCGTTACGTTATTTGCGGCACTTTTTACGAGGGCGGGTGTTGGTCATGCATCATGCGCCATTGGAAATCGGTTTTTTGAAAGCCGCTTGGAAACAACATGTATTACCCAACTTTGGCCTCATTTGGTTGGATACTTTAATGTTGGAAAAAGCCAAGGCGGAGCGTGCCCAACAACCGATTCAGGAAGGCGGTTTTCGGTTGAATCAGTGCCGAGAACGTTATCATCTTCCTGATTATCAAGGACATGATGCCCTTACCGATGCGCTCGCTACTGCTGAATTGTTGTTGGCGCAAATTGCCTATCAGGGGAAAGGTTGTCGCTTATACGATTTGAGTGTCATGGCGGGTGGTAAGAGCCGGCTGGCACCACGTTGA
- a CDS encoding UDP-2,3-diacylglucosamine diphosphatase — MQSRYRSVFISDVHLGTKACQAKHLLDFLQHIETEHLYLVGDIIDLQAMRNKAYFIDTHHAVVEQVLAMAKSGTEVTYIPGNHDAFFRQFAGQTLSGVKIELHARHQTADGRHFYVSHGDEFDQMVKISPLMLAIGDKAHGLMLSLNQWINGARRFLGLPYWSLAGYVKSHIGKAKDFIARFETAALKSAKSHKLDGYICGHIHFASFQLKEQTLYCNDGDWVEHCTALTESASGELSLLHWSENPKILATEPKPEEWELVPNYSR; from the coding sequence ATGCAAAGCAGATACCGATCCGTATTCATTTCCGATGTGCACTTAGGCACCAAAGCTTGTCAGGCCAAACATTTGCTCGACTTTTTACAGCATATTGAAACGGAGCATTTGTATTTAGTGGGAGATATCATTGATCTGCAAGCCATGCGTAATAAAGCTTACTTTATTGACACGCACCATGCCGTTGTAGAACAAGTTTTAGCCATGGCGAAATCCGGCACTGAGGTAACTTACATTCCGGGCAATCACGACGCTTTTTTTCGTCAATTTGCGGGACAAACTTTATCAGGTGTAAAGATTGAACTGCATGCGCGACATCAAACCGCTGATGGCCGCCACTTTTACGTCAGCCATGGTGACGAGTTTGATCAGATGGTGAAAATTAGCCCTTTAATGCTGGCCATTGGCGATAAAGCACATGGCTTGATGCTATCACTCAATCAGTGGATTAATGGTGCAAGACGCTTTTTAGGCTTACCTTATTGGTCACTGGCTGGCTATGTAAAAAGCCATATTGGTAAAGCCAAAGACTTTATTGCGCGCTTTGAAACAGCAGCATTAAAATCGGCCAAAAGCCACAAGCTAGATGGCTATATTTGCGGCCATATTCACTTCGCTTCTTTTCAACTCAAAGAGCAAACACTCTATTGTAACGATGGTGATTGGGTAGAACATTGCACTGCCCTAACGGAATCGGCAAGCGGCGAATTGAGCTTATTGCATTGGTCAGAAAACCCAAAAATACTGGCCACAGAACCCAAACCGGAAGAATGGGAATTAGTACCAAACTATTCGCGTTAA
- a CDS encoding GGDEF domain-containing protein, with translation MIQLDDTTLFHKILNKGLVTPYFQPIYDLNSGEIYGHEALSRGPKNSSLFSPDALFTLAQNKGLLHKLELLCREKAISKFAKLDLSGRLFLNVSASLLGSPEHQSGMTLAILKELGLDQQDIVIELSEQHPYDHNGLPRSSVDHYRKMGFQVAIDDLGVGYSGLRLWSELQPDIVKVDKHFIQGIDKDEIKREFVRSILTIAQRLNCILIAEGIETQQELDQLIEIGLDYGQGYFLGRPTETPAFSAHPYLVKQAQRRSQFRIDHAETVQTLCRPTPSLEASCLLDEASLIFKKHTDLIALPILDELGTPLGIIRRHQLHELFSTPYGRALYEHKPVTNLLSEDVLMVESNVSLSRVSNMMTNQEADTLNNEIIVTREGKYIGTGHLRDLLKRITELKIQNATYSNPLTMLPGNVPIHREVSRRLESGEDFHVAYFDLNDFKPFNDFFGYSKGDAVIQLVGSLIKDLIGHNNFIGHIGGDDFVVIFGDQDWRQQCQNILDEFAIKVRDFYPADTLAEGGVWTKNRHGEHQFHPILSLAIGVVHPYQCRNHHQVAERAAQAKKHAKETGGNHIYLQPIPKEERKEMIGEL, from the coding sequence ATGATTCAGCTTGATGACACCACGCTCTTCCATAAGATACTCAACAAAGGTTTGGTCACACCTTACTTTCAGCCTATCTATGATTTAAACAGTGGTGAAATTTACGGGCATGAAGCTTTATCTCGGGGGCCGAAAAACTCCAGTCTGTTTTCTCCCGATGCGCTTTTTACCTTAGCGCAAAACAAAGGGCTACTTCACAAACTGGAGTTACTATGTCGTGAAAAGGCGATTTCAAAATTTGCCAAACTTGATTTATCAGGGCGCTTATTTCTCAATGTTAGTGCATCTCTGTTAGGATCTCCCGAACATCAATCTGGCATGACATTAGCCATTTTGAAAGAACTCGGACTTGATCAACAAGATATTGTCATAGAACTGTCGGAACAACATCCATACGACCACAATGGTTTGCCCAGAAGCAGTGTTGACCATTACCGTAAAATGGGCTTTCAAGTAGCCATTGATGATTTGGGTGTTGGCTATTCGGGATTGCGCCTTTGGTCAGAATTGCAACCCGACATTGTCAAAGTGGATAAACACTTTATTCAAGGTATAGATAAAGACGAAATAAAACGAGAGTTTGTGCGCTCTATTTTAACCATAGCGCAACGACTTAATTGTATTCTGATTGCTGAAGGCATTGAAACACAACAAGAACTTGATCAGCTGATTGAAATAGGCCTTGATTATGGACAAGGCTACTTTCTAGGCCGCCCAACTGAAACACCTGCTTTTAGTGCACACCCCTATTTGGTTAAGCAAGCGCAACGCCGCTCTCAATTTAGAATTGACCACGCTGAAACAGTTCAAACCTTATGTCGTCCAACACCCAGTTTAGAAGCAAGTTGCTTATTGGACGAAGCCTCTTTGATCTTTAAAAAGCACACAGATTTGATTGCCTTACCCATATTAGATGAACTAGGCACTCCGCTTGGCATTATCCGTAGACATCAGTTGCATGAACTCTTCTCTACCCCCTATGGACGCGCTTTATACGAGCACAAACCAGTCACAAATCTATTGTCTGAAGATGTCTTGATGGTGGAAAGTAACGTCAGTTTGTCACGTGTTTCCAATATGATGACCAATCAAGAAGCGGACACACTTAACAATGAAATCATCGTCACTCGAGAAGGAAAGTACATAGGAACGGGGCATCTGCGAGATCTTCTAAAACGTATTACTGAGCTAAAAATTCAAAACGCCACCTATTCCAACCCACTGACCATGTTACCAGGTAATGTTCCCATTCATCGTGAAGTCAGCCGGCGTTTAGAATCTGGTGAAGATTTCCATGTTGCCTATTTTGATTTAAACGATTTCAAACCCTTTAATGACTTTTTCGGTTATTCCAAGGGCGACGCGGTAATACAATTGGTCGGTTCTCTCATCAAAGATTTAATAGGTCATAACAATTTTATTGGTCACATTGGTGGTGATGATTTTGTGGTCATTTTTGGTGATCAAGACTGGCGGCAACAATGTCAGAACATACTCGATGAATTTGCCATCAAAGTACGTGACTTTTACCCTGCTGATACCCTAGCAGAAGGCGGCGTCTGGACCAAAAACCGTCATGGTGAGCATCAATTTCATCCTATCTTAAGCCTGGCCATTGGCGTGGTTCATCCTTATCAGTGCCGTAATCACCATCAAGTGGCTGAACGGGCAGCGCAAGCCAAAAAACACGCCAAAGAAACCGGTGGCAATCATATCTATTTGCAACCAATCCCGAAGGAAGAACGCAAAGAAATGATAGGTGAATTGTGA
- a CDS encoding helix-turn-helix domain-containing protein — MKADQIPHFGLYGESSWINDPEFFHIEDIEDRSSNLGWKISPHRHAQLFQILILKSGQAKVQLDEQQQNLLGAWAIIVPAGVVHSFHFAPDTDGRVISIAEPLLEDAYQEKAAKFIKPLLSQASQINFNGHRNHFSELWPLLQQLESESSYIREDRGLMSEYLIKAVLLILHRQQQLNGVADSNDITESSRLQLLKELIEKHYREHWTTQQYATALSVSTSRLNRLSKAAFNKSVLELVHDRLLIEAKRSLIYTARSVDEISYDLGFKDPGYFSRFFKRSTGMPPGKFRLLSNQSFI, encoded by the coding sequence ATGAAAGCAGATCAAATACCACATTTTGGCCTTTATGGTGAATCCAGCTGGATCAATGACCCGGAATTTTTTCATATTGAGGACATTGAAGATCGTAGCAGCAATTTAGGTTGGAAAATCAGCCCTCATCGACATGCCCAGCTCTTTCAAATTCTCATATTAAAATCAGGTCAAGCAAAAGTGCAATTGGATGAGCAACAACAAAATCTACTAGGGGCTTGGGCCATCATAGTACCTGCTGGTGTCGTCCACAGCTTTCATTTCGCACCCGATACAGATGGACGCGTTATTAGCATTGCCGAGCCTTTGCTAGAAGATGCTTATCAAGAAAAAGCGGCTAAATTTATCAAGCCACTCCTCAGCCAAGCCAGCCAAATTAATTTCAATGGTCACCGTAATCATTTTTCTGAGCTATGGCCGTTACTGCAACAATTAGAAAGTGAGTCATCCTACATTCGTGAGGACAGAGGCTTAATGAGCGAATACTTAATCAAAGCTGTGCTGTTAATTTTACATCGCCAGCAACAGTTAAACGGCGTTGCAGACAGCAATGACATCACCGAAAGTAGCCGCCTTCAATTACTCAAAGAACTCATCGAAAAACATTACCGAGAACATTGGACAACTCAGCAATATGCCACCGCATTGAGTGTTTCTACTAGTCGCTTGAATCGTCTAAGCAAGGCTGCCTTTAATAAAAGCGTATTGGAATTGGTACACGATAGACTGCTCATTGAGGCCAAACGCAGCTTAATCTACACAGCGCGCTCGGTAGATGAAATCAGCTATGATCTTGGCTTCAAAGATCCAGGCTATTTTTCACGTTTTTTCAAACGCTCTACCGGTATGCCACCAGGCAAATTTCGCTTGCTGAGTAATCAAAGTTTTATTTGA
- the pobA gene encoding 4-hydroxybenzoate 3-monooxygenase, giving the protein MKTQVAIIGAGPSGLLLGQLLSKQGIDNVIIERASGEYILGRIRAGVLEQGMTDLLREAGVGERMDREGQVHTGVELAFNNKRVQIELEKLTGGSTVMVYGQTEVTRDLMDARAAAGLTTYYESSNVELHDVKSASPYVTFEQDGQQHRLDCDYIAGCDGFHGVSRQTIPESSRKEFERVYPFGWLGILSDTPPVNEELIYCKTDRGFAMTSMRSATRSRYYIQVPLTDKVENWSDDDFWAELKRRLPDDVAEKLVTGPSIEKSIAPLRSFVCEPMQYGNLFLVGDAAHIVPPTGAKGLNLAASDVATLYKIMTRVYKEGDKECINQYSDICLRRVWNGERFSWWMTNMLHDFGDEAGEDTETHERFMSSELNFYTDNEAGRRVIAMQYVGLPYEDLQ; this is encoded by the coding sequence ATGAAAACACAAGTTGCCATTATTGGAGCGGGGCCATCGGGTCTTTTGCTGGGTCAATTGTTATCTAAGCAAGGCATTGATAACGTCATTATAGAACGTGCATCGGGTGAATACATTCTTGGCCGAATTCGTGCTGGTGTATTAGAACAGGGTATGACGGACCTGCTGCGTGAAGCTGGCGTTGGTGAGCGCATGGATCGTGAAGGTCAGGTGCACACAGGTGTGGAATTGGCTTTTAACAATAAGCGAGTGCAAATTGAGCTTGAAAAGCTCACTGGCGGTAGCACAGTAATGGTGTATGGCCAAACAGAAGTGACTCGTGACCTTATGGATGCTCGTGCTGCGGCGGGTTTAACTACCTATTACGAATCCAGTAATGTCGAATTGCATGATGTAAAGTCCGCTTCTCCTTATGTCACATTTGAGCAGGATGGTCAGCAACATCGTTTGGACTGTGATTATATAGCCGGTTGTGATGGTTTCCATGGCGTGTCTCGTCAAACTATTCCAGAGTCGTCGCGTAAAGAATTTGAGCGTGTTTACCCCTTTGGTTGGCTTGGTATCTTGTCTGATACACCACCGGTAAATGAAGAATTAATTTACTGTAAAACTGATCGCGGTTTTGCCATGACCAGTATGCGTTCTGCCACTCGTTCACGTTATTACATTCAAGTGCCTTTGACCGATAAGGTAGAAAACTGGAGTGATGATGATTTCTGGGCTGAGTTAAAACGTCGTTTGCCAGATGATGTGGCCGAAAAATTGGTCACAGGGCCAAGCATTGAAAAGAGCATTGCGCCATTGCGTTCATTTGTGTGTGAACCCATGCAGTACGGCAATCTTTTCTTAGTGGGAGACGCTGCGCATATTGTTCCTCCAACTGGTGCGAAGGGGTTGAATCTAGCCGCTTCGGATGTGGCGACTCTGTACAAAATCATGACGCGTGTTTATAAAGAAGGCGATAAAGAATGCATTAATCAGTATTCGGATATTTGTTTACGTCGAGTCTGGAACGGTGAACGTTTCTCTTGGTGGATGACCAATATGTTGCATGATTTTGGTGATGAGGCTGGAGAAGACACAGAAACTCATGAGCGCTTTATGAGCTCAGAGTTGAATTTTTATACCGATAACGAAGCTGGGCGTCGCGTGATTGCCATGCAATATGTCGGTTTACCTTACGAAGATTTGCAATAA
- a CDS encoding LPP20 family lipoprotein, which yields MTVSRTTQCLLWAGIAASLSGCFGSFSQTSKATKVLPDWVSSPPKSSTHIYGVGSAPKIDNLALAFAQAEQNGNAQIAQQLKTQVSQVSTQNTQVTSNNGNEQVAKIQTAYTQIATAPIELEQAVNEQRFAGEKYVYALQSIDRARIVTRLKQAIAAQDSSIKKLAAGLTTDASQTAATQDWPIYMRLIPAFAQRQSYVEELQLYSTERQLAGRASDQVEQIEIQLSQALQYYGMDASQTNQANALASALSEYGFTAKSPAVFRLSSQTSQHSEIQSGRSYVFEEGTLALYGPDNTPLASWTVSARGIAKDQKRATEMATNNWSKQAINAMFTWLTRIE from the coding sequence ATGACTGTATCGCGCACAACTCAGTGTTTATTATGGGCTGGTATTGCTGCCAGCCTGAGTGGGTGTTTTGGCAGTTTTAGCCAAACTAGTAAAGCCACTAAGGTGTTGCCAGATTGGGTAAGCTCACCACCTAAAAGCTCAACTCATATCTATGGAGTTGGTAGTGCTCCTAAAATAGACAATCTGGCCCTAGCTTTTGCTCAAGCTGAGCAAAATGGTAATGCACAAATAGCCCAACAGCTGAAGACCCAAGTCAGTCAGGTGAGTACACAAAATACACAAGTCACCTCGAACAATGGCAATGAGCAAGTTGCTAAAATTCAAACCGCTTACACTCAAATCGCCACAGCGCCAATTGAGTTGGAACAAGCAGTTAACGAACAACGCTTCGCTGGTGAAAAATATGTTTACGCCTTACAGTCCATTGATAGAGCGCGTATTGTCACTCGCTTAAAGCAAGCTATTGCAGCACAAGACAGTTCGATAAAAAAACTGGCCGCAGGGCTGACCACAGATGCCAGTCAAACAGCTGCAACTCAAGATTGGCCTATCTATATGCGCTTGATTCCAGCTTTTGCACAACGTCAATCCTATGTAGAAGAATTGCAACTCTACTCGACCGAGCGCCAGCTTGCGGGTCGTGCCAGTGATCAGGTTGAGCAAATTGAAATACAATTGAGTCAGGCATTACAGTATTACGGTATGGACGCATCTCAAACCAATCAGGCCAATGCACTGGCCAGCGCCTTATCTGAGTATGGTTTTACTGCCAAATCCCCTGCGGTGTTTCGCCTTAGTAGCCAAACCTCTCAACACAGTGAAATTCAGTCTGGGCGATCTTACGTATTTGAGGAAGGCACGCTTGCCTTATATGGCCCAGACAATACTCCTTTGGCGTCTTGGACAGTCAGTGCCCGCGGCATTGCTAAAGACCAGAAAAGAGCCACAGAAATGGCCACTAATAATTGGTCAAAACAAGCAATCAACGCTATGTTTACCTGGCTAACGCGTATCGAATAA
- a CDS encoding penicillin-binding protein activator LpoB, translating into MKNQLTSTVHWQAFSWHKLLTLMLALMLTACSGSVKRLGDNEEVALSDRWNDTDSRLVAEEMMNDMLTFPWFRDFNFTQKGKPTVIIQTIRNKSSEHIPVDTFINDIKRSLLRAGKVDFVVSGAERDDIRSEREDQELNAAPGTAAQFGLEQGAGFALSGTINSIVDSNGDQRVSFYQVDLKLIDMTTNREVWNGQKKIKKLADKGFF; encoded by the coding sequence ATGAAAAACCAACTGACATCCACAGTACATTGGCAAGCTTTTTCATGGCATAAACTACTGACCCTGATGTTGGCATTGATGCTGACAGCTTGCAGCGGCAGTGTAAAACGCCTCGGAGACAATGAAGAAGTGGCTTTATCTGATCGTTGGAACGATACCGACTCACGTCTCGTGGCCGAGGAGATGATGAATGATATGCTAACGTTTCCTTGGTTCCGTGACTTCAATTTCACACAAAAAGGTAAACCTACTGTCATCATTCAAACGATTCGTAATAAATCTTCTGAACACATTCCGGTAGATACCTTCATCAATGATATTAAGCGTAGTTTATTGCGTGCCGGAAAAGTGGACTTCGTCGTGTCAGGGGCAGAACGTGATGACATTCGCAGCGAACGCGAAGACCAAGAATTGAATGCGGCGCCGGGTACAGCTGCTCAATTTGGTTTGGAACAAGGCGCCGGATTTGCTTTATCAGGTACCATTAATTCCATTGTTGATTCCAATGGCGATCAGCGTGTCAGCTTCTACCAGGTGGATCTAAAATTGATTGACATGACCACCAATCGCGAAGTCTGGAATGGTCAAAAGAAAATCAAAAAGTTAGCCGATAAAGGCTTCTTCTAA
- the secB gene encoding protein-export chaperone SecB yields MSDSAATQEAPTPQLSLQRVFLKDISFESPRAPMIFQEEWKPEVGLELNTKSRQVGENVYEVVLEITVTVKNGGETGYLVQIQQGGLFVISGLDDQQLHHALGAFCPATLFPYARENIDAIVVKGSFPAIMLAPINFDALYVESLQKQKTETAQ; encoded by the coding sequence ATGTCTGATAGCGCTGCAACTCAAGAAGCTCCAACACCACAATTGTCTCTTCAACGTGTCTTTTTGAAAGACATTTCTTTCGAGTCACCACGTGCCCCTATGATTTTCCAAGAAGAATGGAAACCAGAAGTTGGTCTTGAACTTAATACCAAAAGCCGCCAGGTTGGTGAGAACGTGTACGAAGTCGTACTAGAAATCACGGTGACAGTAAAAAATGGCGGTGAAACAGGTTATTTAGTGCAGATTCAACAAGGTGGTTTATTCGTTATTTCTGGCTTGGACGACCAACAATTACATCATGCACTAGGCGCTTTTTGTCCTGCCACTCTGTTCCCATACGCACGAGAAAACATCGATGCGATTGTTGTAAAAGGCAGCTTCCCAGCCATCATGCTTGCTCCAATCAACTTTGACGCTTTATATGTTGAAAGCTTGCAAAAACAGAAGACTGAAACAGCACAGTAA
- the grxC gene encoding glutaredoxin 3, translating into MATVTIYSSDYCPFCVRAKQLLSAKNVAFNEIRVDGQRELRQEMMEKSGRHTVPQIWIGEQHIGGCDDLYALEREQKLDTLLTQ; encoded by the coding sequence ATGGCCACGGTAACTATCTATTCAAGCGACTACTGCCCATTTTGCGTCAGAGCGAAACAACTGTTAAGTGCAAAAAATGTGGCCTTTAATGAAATTCGTGTGGATGGTCAACGGGAACTTCGTCAGGAAATGATGGAAAAAAGTGGCCGTCATACCGTTCCACAAATCTGGATTGGCGAACAACACATTGGTGGATGCGATGATCTTTACGCGCTGGAGCGTGAACAAAAGTTAGACACTTTACTGACTCAGTAA
- a CDS encoding rhodanese-like domain-containing protein has product MMNQLIEFSINHWEMVAVFFAILITLIFVERKGGAQGVTPSTATNMMNTQDALVVDIRTEKEFNAGHITGALNIPATKMKESLHRLEKYKDTPIILVCKSGITAGPSAKDLKKEGFGKVYKMQGGIAEWQSSNLPLVKG; this is encoded by the coding sequence ATGATGAATCAACTTATTGAATTTTCGATCAACCACTGGGAGATGGTGGCTGTCTTCTTCGCTATTCTGATCACCTTAATTTTCGTCGAACGAAAAGGTGGCGCTCAGGGCGTGACGCCTTCCACAGCAACCAATATGATGAACACACAAGATGCCCTTGTGGTGGATATCCGTACGGAAAAAGAATTCAACGCTGGCCATATCACTGGTGCCTTAAACATCCCAGCCACCAAAATGAAAGAAAGTTTACATCGTCTTGAGAAATACAAAGATACCCCCATCATTTTGGTTTGTAAGTCTGGCATCACTGCCGGCCCAAGTGCTAAAGATCTAAAAAAAGAGGGCTTTGGCAAGGTATACAAGATGCAAGGCGGCATTGCCGAATGGCAATCGTCAAACCTCCCATTAGTGAAAGGTTAA